The DNA segment AGAGCAAAATAGGGAAAGAGTGAAACTCACAAGCTAGATGAAACTACTACTTTGTGGTCTAGTGATGAAACAGGATGACAACAGCTAACATCAGAGAATTCACTCATTACAGACCGATAACCTTCCGAAGCACACGGAGAGAAATATATCTCCGATGTTTCTTTCTGCGTGTTTGTTGTTTTCCCTCCATTCCATTTGGCTGTGACACCACCACCTGACTATCCCAACTTCAAAATATATTAGCTAATCCAAGAGTAAACAGAAACATGGAAGTAATCTTGAATCATGGAAATAGGAAATACCAAAGGCAAGAAATTATTTGGGAACTACATTAATTTGATTCTTTCTTAAAGAAGCTGGTAGATCAAATACATAATCCCTCCTTCCCGCTGCGGAAAAGGACACTATGAGAGAAGAAAGAACTAAGTCCTTTAATATTAGCTACAGATGCTCCTAGAGTCCATCTATCAAGTTCCTAATACTTCCTACTAACACTAGGAATATACTGATTTACACAATGAAAGCAAAGTAGAAATATGCAAATTCCTATCCAGAGAACtagaaaagaaacaacaaaattGACAAATAAGAATCAAATGGTTCATACATTGGTTAAGGCTTTAATATGTACAATGATGATTGTTATATCATCTGTCCGGTTTTCATGGTCTAGCCACAGTTTGTAAGATTCTCCAGCAATGGCTGAACATGCATCCCTAGGATCTGCACATCTATTTACCTGCACAAGAAATAAGAGTTAAATAGAAAACTAGGCAGAAAATGTTAACAATGACTTGACAAATGGTGGATGAGATCAGGTAAAAGGTATCTGCTCATTTATTTGAAGATAGCTCACAATGATTTAAATTAATGGTCAGAAAACACATGATCCGGCGTTAATACAAAACTGCCTTTTCAACATTGTTCCAGACTTCCAGTGATTTGTTGGCATAACTAGCACTAATCACCTGTATACGAAGTGCTACCAGTGTTGTCAAAGTgaagagtacaacaacaacatacccagtgtagtcccacaagtggggtctggggagggtagagtgtacgcagaccttacccctgcctttaaaaaggcagagaggttgtttccggtagaccctcggctcaggaaggggAGAGGGGAGGGGCAATAACAAGCAAACCGATCTGACAACCGAAGCAAAAACACAAAACTAGCAATAAGAGGGAGCATCAAGGTAGCAGTGGCTGTAAGCGCAAAGCACAATTAATGCATTTAGCAAAGAAAGgcacaaatgaaaagaaaaaaaatacttatatacacacacatagtgaaagaaaaaaaatacctaCAAGGACAAAAAAATATATGGAAAGAAAATTTGTAATAAATTGAAATATATGAAGTGAATCACGTCAATCTAAGTCCAGAAACCATCTTATATTCTACAATTCAATGTACATATGCAATTTTAAGTTTCTAATTTTATCTTTAGCTTGATTTTTCAAGTCAAGAAATTTAGCTAGTTTTATCATACTAAATTTCTTGTTTCCTATCTTTAATTATTAACATATTCATTAAAAATGTTTTCTGATATAGCTCTTTAGAAGCAGAGTCTGATATGTGGTGCACGCCATATCAGCTTGGTCCTTGCATCAGAGTATCACATGAAGCGAAGCAAAACACCTGGTTTGATGTGCTCCTAGTTTCAGAACACACCTCAAGCGAACCTTTAACAAGGCTAAAAAGCCACATAACTATAAAAAGGATGCGTAGAGTTGGTCCTCCATCAACAAGACACAAAGCATATCAATAGGAGAAGATCAAAAAGGTGGAAAGAAGTGGGAGGAAAAGAAAAGCAAGGTTTTCAAGAACTTCCTCCTGCTTCTAAATAGATAATAGGCTCAGCATTGAAATGAGATTAAcaaaaactgtgatgtaaatgcAAAACAATTCATCTGATTTAATTTATCTACTGTTTCTTTGCTGGATTCGATAGACAATTCATATATCTGGGCTTCAAGTTCTTAGAGGAGAATTGTATGATAGATGAAAATGTGGCACATAAGGGAGTGCTATGTCATCAAAATATATCTATCAAAGTCAAAGGTAAATTCTACATGAGACCATCAATATTATAATGGAGTGAGTGTTGGGCCTCTACGTCCCAACATATTCAAAAGATGTTTTTTAGAAATGCAGATATTAACCAGATGTACCACAAGATTAGAAATCAAAATTTTGACAGGAGGTACAAGCACCAGACATAGAGTATAAAATAAGAGAAGTTCGCCTAATATTGTTTAGCCATGCTACATAGACCTCCAAATGCACCGGTCTATAGGTGCAACACAATGATGATTGAAGGTGGACTTAAAATCACAAGGGAAAATTACTTTAAAAAAATCTATAACCTCTCGAAATCCAAGGAAAGTTAGTGAAGAATAGAACAAAATGGAAGTAAATGATGCATGTAGCACATACCAACTAGTTGAGACCAAATTTAATTGAGATCGTTTTTTTTTTGCCAGGATTATAATTTGCAATATGTAAGCAATCTCTAACTTCACAGTATTATTGACTATTTGAATAAAACAGGTCTAGATTGAGCTGGGTGGATATAGATGATTCATATAACTAACTCCCTAACTGGATTAAGACTGAGGTGCAATCTAATAGTTTCTATGTTTTCTCATTAGATACTAACTTATCTTCAGCTAAACTACATGGAGTTACTAACTACTCAAGAAATTGTAATGGGCTTATTCTGTACACAAAATGCCTATGCGGTATGCAGCCTTACCCTCACATTTTCACAAAGAAGCTGCTTTAACACAAACCTGTGACCAAATGGTAACCAAAGGAGCAACTCTAATATTGCCCCAGGCTCGCCCTTAACTATTCAAGAAAATATGCAACTTAAAATTCCAACAGGAACccttactttgaattttctttaaaTATCGTCAGAGTCGAGAGCATGAAATAGGCTATGACACAAGCTCAACTGCTTGGCTAATAGTTATTCCAAACAAGGAAATGTGCCAAAAAAACCCAGTATAtccccacaagtggggtttggggagggtagtgtgtatatgcggaccttacccctacctcgtgCAAGTAGAGACAATTCTTAGATACTGTTCCGTTCTACAGCTGATCGGTAGGATATGTGGGACTTTAAAAGGCAGAGACTGCAAAAGGTTAGCTAGCAAAATTAAGGGATGTTCACTGCTTTATGTCCAAGTCTCCAAGAAGCTCCAAGCTACCACCGAAGTGATTTACCTAAGACAAAAGTTCAGAAAATAATGTGCTATCCTTCCATCATGATTTTTAATGGctacctgaaagtataaagtcgATCTCTTTAACATTTccccttccttttcttttattacaAATCATTTCCATTGAATACATTGTCCAGACTTAATGCAATTTTTTGTCAAGCATCTTATTTGGGAGCTCTCAAATGCAAAGAAGTAAGAAGAATCTCAGCTTAATGTAGTATAGCTTCCACTAGGGGAAATATCATCAAGATTGAACTTCACGTGGTAGATACATACAGATATGCTGACAGTCACACATatatagaaataaataaaaatacttcCTCAGATTTATCATAAATGATGTCTACTATCTTGATAAAACATAGCATGTCATACAGAAATGCCGATATTAATACTGCAGAGAGCCACACCACCAGTGACAGGTTGCTAACAATAAAGATgaactaaaacaaaaaataaataagttCCAGTAGATTTTAGCATCAAATAAAGTAAACCTTACCATGTCCACCACAGTTTGGCTGGAGAGGAACTCAAAGACACCATCACTTGCAACCACAAAGAAAGGATGACTACTTGTGAGCTGTACCGTTGACACCTCTGGGACAGCAACTACACCAATACTTTCAGCAGTACTATCTCCAACACTTCGCGTAAACGCAGTCCCCGGATACATCCCATTTTGAACCCACAACCTTGGCGGATCACCCCCTTCCGTTTCCTCGTCCCCCCACGACTGAATATCTGGATCCTTTAGACCTTCCACTTGATCAACACTAAGAACTCTTGCCCCACAGCTTTTCACTCTCTCACATTCATCTTTTCTAAATGGTGTTTGATCAGAAGACAAATCTTTGGCAACAACCCCATTCCCTTCCTTAACAGACAACACTGCTCTTGAATCACCTACATTTGCCACATAAAGCATGTCTCCAACAAGAAGAGCAGTTATAGCAGTTGTCCCACTCATGGAATCATCAATATCACTATTACTATGAAGTTCTTCATTTGTTCTTGAAAATGCAGAATTGTAAGCCTTAACAGGGTCATCTAACAATGTAGGATCGTCCGATAAAATCTCGACAAGCCTATCCCTAACAAACAATGAACACTGAGTACCAAACTGTCCATGCCCATCAAACACACCAAAGAAATGAACATTTGGATTACCCTGAAGTTGTGTTCTGATACAATAACTATCCTGATTCTCTTTCTCAGGGGATTCAGGGTAAAACCCACGTTGCGTAAGCACAGAGTACTCTAACTTAAAGTTATGTGAAGGGACTTGAGCACTATCCACTGACCTGCCAGCAAGAATATGTGTTTGAGCTTGAGCATATGTACCCAAATCTTCCCTATTATCACCATCTGAGGATCCTGGGTACCTACAACAACACTTCCCATGGACACAACCCATATCTCAACACAAAATTCAAGAACCAAGCAGAGTTGCAGACCAACTGTTTGCAAAAAGTCCACAGCAAGACAATTCTGGGCTAAGAGGGTCAAATTTGCATACCCATTAACTGCATTGTTTTGCCCAAAATGGGGTTCTTATTCAAACCCGTGAGAAATATAGGgacaaacaagaaaaaaaacaaaccCTAATACCAAAGCAGACAAACAAGGATTTATGTCTGGGAATAGAATTGGGTGTCAggaaaaatgatttaaaaaaggATACTTTGTTGAAGAAAATTAGACAAGAATGGAACAAACCCAAAACCCAATGAACAAGAAATGATCAAAATAAAGACCCTAACACAAGCAAAGGATTAGGGAAACTTTTAGCCCTGATCACACGATTGGTACTTTTTATTAAAAGAACATTGAGATAGAAAGACAACGTGTGTTGTTTGGGTTTGTGGGGTCTTTCAAGAAGAAAAATTGCACCTTTTTTCCAAACAGTTCTTTGGAAAATGATAATCAAATGTAGATGAATAAAATGGTTGATTTTAAAAGGGATAGGAAATGGTGGCCTAGTATTTGGCTTATGTGGGGATAGGGGGTGGGGGATTGTGCAGAGGCAGAGAAAGAGGAGGAGAGGAGCCCATTATGTCTCTTtcctttcaattttcaagaaatGACATGCAAACAGAGAAATGTGTCTTTGCAGAGAATACGACACCACATTGAGACAAAGGAAAATACAATGTCACGGAACACTGGCACTATTTTTTAGTCTatcttttttcaattttatttaagGTCTCCCTTGGACATATATACTATTTTAGTATTCACCTCCGTTTCTATTTAATTGATATAGTTTTTTACTAATTTATTTCAAATAGAATatagatttttatatttaaaaataatataattttaaattttatattttatcaattttactaTTATAAGCTTTTATAGGCATACaaattttattgatttcataaagcttttaaaattataagttaacaaaaataaattaaactCTATATTGAATCAGATTAtgtcatataaattgaaatagaggTAATATTTATCGACATCAAGTTTTGAGTTGCGTTATCAAGTCATTTGAAGATTTTATGGTTATATCCATATAACGTGATATTTGTAATCTTAAGAATAAGATAGTTATctattacaatacataaagtgaTTTAATAATGTATAGATTATTTATATTATCCGTGTATGTAACTTAAActcctaaattttaatattagaGGTACTTGTTTAAATATAAGTATTTATTATTacgtttaagttatatacaccaTCTATATAAAAATGACTACACCATAAGGTTATCTTTACTAGTATTATATCAGGTAACCTATTTTATTTAAAGTtacaaattttaaatttcaatGAGGATTACCCGTAGATATCTTTCTAGTGACCCGATAAtgcaaaaaaagaataaaaaaatcatGAAGGACTGTATTACTTAAACTCAAATAAATTATACTCCTAGTATTAAAATTTAAAGTGAAATATTATAATACTAATTTAAGGTGCATCCCATAGAAGTTGTTCCAAAAAGACCTACAATTTCTTGAAATTTATGTTGGCctattaaaaataaattgagCATAATAAAAGAACAAGATATGTATAAGCGATACCAATTAGTTTGAAATATATTTTAGTCTTGTCAATATGTAAATATACCACATGTTCATAATAGACTAATGGGAGACTATATATTAGTATGCAGTCTTTATTCTGGTGAATAGATTGAGGGGGCAAATAATTAGACTTGGTATTCGGGTACAACGATAGTAGCTATTGGATTttgtagtgtcacgacccaattcccatcTTAGACTGTGATGACGCTCAACGTTGCCGTTAGACAAGCCAATAGTGAACCATAAtggattttaataaataaagaaaattaagCGTAGAAAATCATGGAGAtataaaacataaataaatcataaaaaataaaatggtgATAATATATTAGGCAAAATCATAAATATCTACTAGAAAtttccaaaatccggtgtcacaagtgcacgagccatctagtagaatatacaaacaaCTATAACTATTGTTTGAAATGAAATAGAGAGAAATAGTAAATGCAACAAGAAGGAAACTCCGAGTGCTGCAGATCGGAGCATGGGAAAcatctcaccactaagtctccggaTAGTGCGTATGCGCATCCGAATGGCCACCAAATGTACTTACCCcagtacctgcacaattagtACAGAAGTGtatcatgagtacgtaaattaatgcatactcagtaagtatctagtctaacctcgaagaagtagtgacgaggggtcgacatcgacacttactagtgatctAATAAATAAACATGAATTAAAAATAGTCATGAAGTATAACAGTAATAATGGAATATGAAAGACCGTAAATAACATGATCCTTCAACATAATGACGGTATGAAATCTTCAAATATCATGTGCTATCTCAAACGTATAAGAACCATCAAGCAAATATCAAATCTCAAGCCAAAAAATAAATCCCATGTATATTTTGAATCCTAGCGACATTATGCACGAATTACgccgaggtcgtatgacccgGTCCCTAATAATtatgtacactaccgagggtcgaccgacgcgaaccatatatgcatcttaAATATACTGCAGAGGTCGTTCGACCCGATCCAAAATGCTATTTTATAGTACTGCTGAGCTATATGGCGCGATCCACGGGAATAGAGAAACTCTCTAAACTACGGGTCAAACAATTACAACACAAGGATGGGCACACAAAGAaagtatgattttttttttcagaaatcAAGTATTCCACCAAACACTCAAGGTAATGAAGCTCGGCCTAACAAAATAcctaataaaattttaattataaatttaagtaattaaactaaTAAGTTGAGTTCAAGCAATACAAATATTACACGATAAAGTCCTAattctacccggacataaacataattttagctacgtacgaactctcatTACCTCGTGCGTATCCcacccacaacaagtagcacataataaTTAAAGCACCTACAAGgataattctctcttacaagattagttaggagacttaccttgcttccaAGTCCTTTACTCTGCCCTCAAACCACACTAGTAGCCTCAAAACAACGCTGAGTAAcccaaaactagtcaaaagtcgtataaattaatcaatatatactcaaaagttcataattcatCTATTAGAGCAAATTTCCAACCCAATTTAGAAAGTTCATAAAAGTCACCCCTaagcccacatgctcggattcagAGAATTTTCGTAGATAAATATTACACATGACcgtacgaactcaaatatataatttatacccAATTCCATGATCAATTTGgtggtcaaatcccatttttTCTAAACCCTagattttccaacaaaatcccataattttcataatttctatGTTAATATCtactcataatctatgtattaactTAAAATGCTATTTGAAAATCCCCTTCTAAGAAGCTTTAAATTCGGCCAAGAAGAGtgagaaatgggaaaaatgaGCCTAAGTCCCGAGTTTTAAAACATTTCTGTCCAATTGACCCTtcgtcgcgatcgcgaaggaaaaCCTGCCATCGCCCCAGaattcttcttcacgaacgcgaccagGTCCTCGCGACCGCGAAGGCTAGCTCGTCCaatgcttcgcgaatgcgaaggccaacgACCGCTGATCCTCACTCCCAGCTCATTCTACACGAACGCGGACATGCTGTCACGAACGCAAAGGCCACTGGTCCCTAAGCCTTCGCCAACGCCACccaaccttcgtgaacgcgaaacATAAAATGCCTCAgccccaaatccttcatcgcggaTGCGAGAACTCCTCTGCATTCGCGAAGAAAGAAACCAACACCAGTACAACCTGCCAGTTTGACTTAGCTTTGGGTGGTCAAAAACACACCTGAcccacccgggaccccgtccaaatgcaccaaAAAGTTCATAAACATAATTCGGACCTACTCGAAGTCTCAGAACACGCAAAACAACACCGAAACCAAGAATtgcacctcaaaaccaaattaatcaacctttgaacttcaaacttcttttAACTTTCTCCGAATGCaacgaatcatacttagacaactcgaaataatgccaaattttAAGCACAAGTCAAAAATCACAATACGAGCTTATTCCAAGGCTAATAaccccaaacagacattgataacacccAAGtatacttcaaaccaaacttaggacactttaaaaccttcaagacTCCAACTTTTCATAATAAGCAACGAAACGCTTCCGGATCACCCGAAACTCAATCCGAATATatgcccaagtcaaaaatcatcatacgaacctattgaaaccttcaaatcccggttctgaggccgtttactcaaagtATTGACTCAAGTTAAATTTGGtcatcttaggccactattatggAACTAAGTATTTCgaattcaacccgaacccttccaaaatcaaaccaatcatccccgcaagtcatataACAGTAAACGCACATATGGGAAGTCTTAAATAGGAAAATAGGGATCTAGAAAATAAAACAATCGATTacgtcgttacattctccacttcttaaacaaacgttcgtccttgaacgggtctagaatcatacctggagtgccgaataagtgtgaacatctgctctgcatgtcctcctcggtctcccaagttgcctcatcagctggttgacctctccactggacctttaccactGAAATCTTCTAAGACCTCAACTTGCAGACTTGCCTGTCAAcaatagcaactggctcatccTCATAACataagctctcatctagctgaagtGTGTTGTAATCTAACACATTGGACATATCAGCATGGTACCTcaggagcatagacacgtgaaaaactggatgaacttctgatagactgggaggcaaggcaagcctatatgcaacctctccaactctcctcaacacctcaaatggatcGATAAAACTCGAACTCAGCTTGCCCCTTTTCTcgaacctcatgatacccttcatcggcgagactttcatgagaaccttctcgcccaccataaatgataaatcacgtacTTTATGATTcgtgtaactcttctgcctagactgagttgtgtgAAGTCGCTCTCGTATAaactttaccttatccaaggcatcctttaccaaatcagttccatataactgagactcgccgggctcaaaccaaccgatgGGGGAACGATATCGCcgaccatacaaggcctcaaatggagccatctcgatgttggaccgataactgttgttataagcaaactcggccaaaggtatGAATCGATCCCACTACCCTCTGAAGTCAATGACATATACTCTGAGCATATACTCCAAAATCTAAATTGTatgctccgactgcccgtcggtctatgGATGATAGGCCATGCTGAGATCTACCCGggtacccaactcactctgtacaaCTCTCCATAATATGAAGTTAATTGAGTGCCTCCATCTGAAATGATGGAGATAGGCACACCATTCAACCAAAAtatctcctaaatataaatctgggccaacctctctgaagtgtaTGTAGTTATAACCGAAATAAAGTGTGAAAACTTGGTTagtctgtcgacaatgacccaaacaacatcaaacttcctcaacgtccGCGGCAaaccaactatgaagtccataatGATGCGCTCTCACATCCACTCAAGTACAatacatctgctgaagtaagccacctggCATCTAGTGCTTGTACATATCCTACTCTAATTCAAGCACctcgccacatactcaactatgtccttcttcatctgccgccaccagtaatgctacctcaggtcacgatacattttcgtggcacctggatgaatagaataacgcGAACTGTGTGCCTTCTCTAGAATTGTCTCCCAcaggccatcaacattaggagCACATAAGCAACCCTAGAGTCGTAGAGCATCATCATCGCTAATAGTAACCTTCTTGGAATCACCCTGTAACATCGTTTCTCTAAGAACTAGCAAGTGCAGCTCATCGTACAGGCGAGCCTTGATCCGCTCGAATAAAGAAAACTGAgtcacaacacatgcaagaactcgactgggctctaaaatatccaaacTCACTAGTCGGTTAGCTAAGGATTGAATGTCCAAAACCAATGGCCTCTCTCCtgctgaaataaatgccaaactacccatactacTCCTCAAGGCATCCACAACCACATTTTTCTTACCCGGATGATAGAGGAtaataatatcataatccttcagtaactcaagccacctgcgtcGCCTCAGATTAAGATCCATCTACTTAAATAAATGTTGCAAACTTCGGTGATCGGTATAGACCTCGCACGACACCCAAAAATGATAACGCCTctagatcttgagagcatgaactattgCATCCAACTCCAGATCATGCataaggtaattcttctcatgaggcttcagctgacgtgaatcAAATGTAATAACTCGCCCCTTCTGCATCGATACATAACCTAAACTAACACGTGAAGTGTCGCAATACACAATGTACATCCCAGAGCTGGAGGGCAAAACCAACATTAGTGTTATAGTCAATGCGAccttaagcttctaaaatctcaTCTCGCAATCATTGGACCATATAaactgagcacccttctgggtcaatctagtcaaaggagctGCAAAAGACAAGAATTCCTCATtaaactgacgataataacctgctagccccaagaaactcctgatcttagTTGTTATggtgggacgaggccaactctgaactacctcgaccttcttgggatccaccttaataatctcgcctgatacaacatgccccaagaaagccacagaatctaacagaactcgcacttggagaacttagcatgtatcttttgtttccgcaaggtctgaagcactatcctTAAATGCTGCTTGTGTTCCTccatactacgcgagtagatcagtatgttatcaataaagacaatgataaatgagtcaagatatggtctgaacacccgattcatccaATCCATAAACATCATcagggcattagtcaagccgaaggacatcacaagaaactcatattGACAATATCCAGTTCGAAaagccgtcttcagaatatccgaagGACAAATCTTTATCTGATGATACCCTAAACTCAAGTCGATCTTCGAGAACACTCTatcaccctgtagctgatcaaacaaatcattaatgcGCGGTAataggtacttattcttgatagtgaatTTGTTCATCTGGCAGTAATTAGTGCACATCTGCATAACCTCATCCTTATTCTTCATAAATAATATCGGTGCACCCTAGGGCGACACACTCATCCTGACGAACCCCTTCTAGAGAAACTCATAAAGATTCTCCTTTAACTCCCTCAACTCAATTGGAGCTATGTGATTAGGCAAACTAGAGATAGGTTGGGTGCCCGGTGCCAAATTAATGCCGAAAAAGATATCACGATCCGGTGGAATGCCTGTGGATCAGCAAGAAATACATCAGAAAACTTCCACAACACGGGCACCAAATCTATTATTGGAGTCTCCACAGTAGTATCTCGAACAAAATCCAAATAGGCAaaataacccttctcgaccatatgtcgagccttcaagaaagacCCGACCCGACTAGATATACTGATAGACGAGCCACTCCACTCCAATCTAAGCAACTGTGGCATCACCAAGGTAACAGTATTGTTGTGGCAATCAAGAATGGCATGGTACAAAGATAACCAGTTATGCCCAAAATGACCTCAAAGTCactcatatcaagcaacagaagatccgctctggtctcataaccacagaaagttACTACACAGTATCAGTAAACTCGATCTACAATAACAGAATCTCCTACTGGCGTGGGCACATATACAGGAACACCCAAGGACTTATCGGATACATCCAGATAAGGAACAAATAGAGaatatacatatgaataagtaaaCCCCGGATCAAATAGTACCAAAGCACCCTTCctacaaacagaaataatacgtATGATCACGGCGTTAGAGGCTACTGCATGTGGTCTGGCTGGGAATGCATAAAATCTAACTGAAGCAccacctggctgacctccacctctagggagATCCCTACCCACTTGTCCTTCGCTTATGGCCAGTCGAACGGGTGGTGCGGCAGCTGGTGCAGTGATCATGGGCTGATGGCACTCATGTACTGCCTTGCTACAAAGCTTGGGGAAAAACCTCCTTATATGACTAAgctccccgcactcgtaacaacctcTCGATGCGGAAGATTACTAACCCTAGGTCTGaccctggtgacctgaatacccactggaagaaccttgAATAACTAGTGGATGGTAGGTGCTAACTAGAATGGCGTTGAAGTAGGGTCGAGCTGGAGTACTACGAGCATGCGGTAGTGCTAAATACATGAGCCTACTAGACTAACCCCTCATGAATTGACcttttgtaaggccccgtaaaattttatctaaaactcggggtttcgtgatgccaagatagacttatgtgttgatggtTCTATGATACataccttttgggttgaacaacgtgttggggagttgaagaaatattTTGGGATGATATTTTTGCGGTCAATTATGCATCTGCATAATCATTTCGTGGGCCGTAGATTCGTCGCAGAAGCCAACATGAGAAACTTCGGAAGGAGgttctgtggtccattatgtgACCGTAAAACTGGTCTACGGACCGCAAACGTGCCATAGACCCAACCCGAACAACCTAATTTTGGGACCTTTTTCTGCGGTCCCCTTTGCAGGCCGCATACATGTTTTGCGGTCCAGTCTG comes from the Nicotiana tabacum cultivar K326 chromosome 14, ASM71507v2, whole genome shotgun sequence genome and includes:
- the LOC107780713 gene encoding putative protein phosphatase 2C 35 — encoded protein: MGCVHGKCCCRYPGSSDGDNREDLGTYAQAQTHILAGRSVDSAQVPSHNFKLEYSVLTQRGFYPESPEKENQDSYCIRTQLQGNPNVHFFGVFDGHGQFGTQCSLFVRDRLVEILSDDPTLLDDPVKAYNSAFSRTNEELHSNSDIDDSMSGTTAITALLVGDMLYVANVGDSRAVLSVKEGNGVVAKDLSSDQTPFRKDECERVKSCGARVLSVDQVEGLKDPDIQSWGDEETEGGDPPRLWVQNGMYPGTAFTRSVGDSTAESIGVVAVPEVSTVQLTSSHPFFVVASDGVFEFLSSQTVVDMVNRCADPRDACSAIAGESYKLWLDHENRTDDITIIIVHIKALTNSGGGVTAKWNGGKTTNTQKETSEIYFSPCASEGYRSVMSEFSDVSCCHPVSSLDHKVVVSSSLG